From the Solanum pennellii chromosome 4, SPENNV200 genome, one window contains:
- the LOC107016314 gene encoding uncharacterized protein LOC107016314, translated as MVIMCLQCGDKGFSNAFVFCVKCLEVAIHRYCLDKIPSTFDEFVYWVCDDCEVKVPNELTIMNSVGVPPENCTSSRHLKASSEAKLDIPPSIAEVDLTAVQNKSSEKDVEKHPRIDLVEHSHLDKKSNPTSLIDEKNCIHAVVEQAQPVLDPIWRGGFNIWNKEYKTFDGLVAHLSVKACQKVFEEAKLFSLLLHLEMLPKSDIWPKSFNTLEPRVDNIALYFFPSDARYEQDFDHLIEEMIGEELALRAVMTNAELLVFTSTELPLQNWRFQHKHYLWGVFRAKQESSSSQMVSNRGKSVILQTPVNVLAAGDHINLVKLNTSRAESPISTLSNNVSFGSGTS; from the exons CTACTGCCTTGATAAAATTCCCAGtacatttgatgaatttgtcTATTGGGTCTGTGATGATTGTGAGGTCAAGGTGCCAAATGAACTCACTATCATGAATTCTGTTGGCGTCCCACCTGAAAATTGCACTAGTTCAAGACATCTTAAAGCAAGTTCTGAAGCAAAACTTGATATTCCTCCATCGATTGCTGAGGTAGATCTAACGGCGGTTCAAAATAAGTCTTCCGAGAAAGATGTCGAGAAACATCCTAGAATTGATTTGGTAGAGCATAGTCACTTAGATAAGAAGTCTAATCCTACGTCTCTGATAGATGAGAAAAACTGTATTCATGCTGTCGTGGAACAAGCACAACCTGTTCTTGATCCTATTTGGAG GGGTGGTTTTAACATATGGAACAAAGAGTATAAGACATTTGATGGACTTGTTGCTCACCTATCAGTCAAAGCATGCCAAAAGGTTTTTGAAGAAGCGAAGTTATTTTCGCTTTTGCTTCACTTGGAAATGCTTCCGAAATCTGATATATGGCCTAAGAGTTTCAATACATTAGAGCCTAGAGTTGATAACATTGCATTGTATTTCTTTCCTTCGGATGCAAG ATACGAGCAGGATTTTGATCATTTGATTGAGGAAATGATTGGTGAAGAACTTGCTCTCCGAGCAGTTATGACAAATGCAGAGCTGTTGGTTTTCACATCCACAGAACTTCCCCTGCAGAACTGGA GATTCCAACACAAACACTACTTATGGGGCGTTTTTAGAGCGAAGCAGGAATCTAGTAGCTCTCAAATGGTATCGAACAGGGGTAAATCTGTGATACTTCAAACTCCTGTGAATGTTCTGGCTGCCGGAGATCATATAAACCTTGTGAAACTCAACACTTCGCGTGCTGAGAGTCCTATTAGCACTTTAAGCAATAACGTAAGCTTTGGGTCTGGCACTTCCTGA